GTTTTTATACAGTTACCAAGCGCCATGATATCGTAGTGGTATTCATAGCAACCTCATTTCTCGATGGATATCGCTACTGAATATCACATCCCCTTCCATAAAGCGAGCATCGCAAGCTACAGCTTGTGTGGGAAGAAAGCGACTAAGGTGATCAAttagttttttttttcccttgGCAACAGCTACATTAATGAAGACACAATATTACCAGTGCATACTATACAGCTTTTACGCGATGACTTTGCCTTCACTTCGGCCCGATAAAGTGcagtcaacatcaacacatcTCTTCACtccgccaccaacaagccCTTACTGCTTCTCATTTCACAACGACACTACGCCTTCGATTCTCCAAAGATATAAGAACTTTGCAGATAATGCAgatgttcttcttgcgcAAGAGGCAGCTGAAGACCGCCGCCGGCAAGCCAGAACGGAACAGGCCTGGCGGGAAAGCCAGCAGCACTCGTGTGAAGAAGACAACGAGACAACCCCATGGCTTAAGCATACGAGGTGGCCAGAGACATTCAGGAATCGACCCCTtgacatcatcaccgcctccgCGAGGCAGCCTTCTCGAGGCCCCTATCAGGGCAGCGAAGATTACTTGCTTGGGTATTGGCGGGGACTGCCACTTTATAGTCCGGCGGCAGCAGAGGCACAACTACGGCTACTAATGCGCGCCGTCGACGACGTATTCGACCGTGCAAAGGCAACACTAGCATCCACATCCTATCGGTCGAGGTGCTGGCTCTCGAGTCATTGGAAAGACGAGTTTTGGCACCGTCCGCTCCGTATACTGCCGCCTTCGACCGAACAGAAATACAAATCGTACTGGAAGCACTTCATCTGCTATGTCTTTCGAGCCCTCGCTCACAAGCCTGTCCTGCGTCGGGAGATCTATAATGTGCCATTAGGTACAGATGATGTGATAATGATGCGGCACATCTTGGAACTGGTGTCGCAGCTATaaaaggaggaggaagagggagaggaaCTGGCTGAAACCATTACGGAGTCCTCAAGCGATGAACAAGATGAGGACGATCAGGAGATGAGTGAAGATGGTAGCGAGAGCTTTCACGAGGCACATAGTGATAGTGAAGGTGAaagtgaagaagatgccgaagagcaagaagacgaagacgacgaagacgacgacatACAGGATGAGAATGGCGTATTAGATCATGTCTTTCATCTCCCTACTGGTACTCGCCTCAAACTTTGTGAGGCTCTCTTTCAGCTGTCCATGATGTTCTGGATTTACCAATGCCCAGCCGGaaccatgtcatcatcaacactgATACATTTCACCGCAGGTATGGGAGTACACCGTTCTTCTCTTGCGTTTCGCGATGCAtacaactcaacaccaatgcTTGCGGCTGTGATATGGATAGGCCGGCTGATGTTCCTCGAGTATAGCCTGCCGTTGTACAACTATAACACTCTCGTGTGTACCTGGCCCTCTCGTGATGCCTATCCGTCTCAGCCAGCGCGCCTGGAGACAATCAGAGCCAAGTACATGCTACGAGGTTGTTATTCACCGCTTAGCGAACTTATCGAGCTCAAGGCAATGGGAAGGAGTATTGTCAAGCGCGAAGGAGTACCAGGTAATCTTACATGGGCTCCAGATGGTCACTCTTTCACGATCGGCAACGCCAAGGTGGTGCGGTTATCTGAATTCTGCACCACCTATCAAGCTGCTATCAGTAATGTACAAGAGCGAGTAGCGGAGATGATGCTAGGGTGGCAACCAGAAGTGGACCTGTCCCAGGTTCGGGATGATTTAACGTGTCGTTTACCAGGGTGGTGCTTTCTCGACAAGCCCGAGAATAACCTCGGGAATATATACAAAGCAATGGCACGCCGTGCATGGTCATCAACCTTTCGTGGCCAGGCGCTTGCCAGAGCCGGCCACTGGCTGCCAGGACCGTGTTTAGCATACCTAGAAGCTGGTACAAAACTAGGCACTATGGCATTTACAAGCATCCATATCACACCAACACTGCCCAACCGCGGTACAGAGGCAACGAGTATTCGGTTACGAAACACAAAGCTAACAATAAGAAACATATTTATCCGCGAGGGACAACTTCTCATAATTGTCAGCTATAATAAGTCCCGTGCGTCAAATAATCACGCCTTTTATGTTGTACGCTACCTGCGGGACGACCTTGCCTCTGCCCTATTTCTCTACATTGCCTATATACAGCCGTTTCTTGACTTTTTGGCAAATCAGCTACAGCTACCACAATATCACAGCAATGAGTTCCTCTTCCCGGATCCAAAGCACAAGAAGAAACATCTAAGTTCAATGCAGGCGACAGAAGCCCTTAGGTCGCTAACCCGACACCTACAGACGCCATGGACATTATCGTTATATCGACAAGCAGCGATCGCTATTGCTAAGAGGTACATAAGTGAGCTTATTAGAGAAAGAAACTTTTATTATCCATCCGAAGCGAGCACACCAATCCGTATGATTGCTGCAGGTGTCGGCCACCATCCTCGGATGCTACTTACGTCATATGCTATTGATAGAGCCTTGCCACCACGACTACAGCCAGAGCTTCTTGAGATGTACCGGCGATTATCGGCgctttggcaagcttggAATCGAGAGTATTATATGCAACACTGCGTCGAGGGATCTAGTGGCTCAAGGAATGCAAGCGCGAAGCTAGCCATGGAAGATCTAGGGCTTACAATAACATCTACAACTCAGCGTACAAGCGCTCAAAAAAGGCGTCAGTCCGAAGACCCCAGCACCGACCATGCTCAGAGACGGAAAAAAATCCTTTCGAATGGGGGGACCAAGGGTGATGTTACGGCGGCAGGAGCTATTAAAGAGGGGTTCCCTAATGGATTTATATACAATGCGGAGTATCGAATTCTTATCTGCGTTGCCTGCGAGTCCATGGTGTTTCCTGGCAAGCCATCTTTTTATACACATCTAAATCGCCATCGAATATTAGGCTCTCTGTGCAAGGCTTATATAGAGTGGTTTGGCCGCCTTCAGCTTGCGCCTCCGAAAGAGCTTTCTAGGCCAAAGAAGACAATCCCTGCCATCCCGCACCTAAAGATATACAGATCATTCCGGTGCAACATCTATCGCCACTACACAACCCGATGGGAGCTAAGCCGGGACCACATAGTTCAGCACAAACTTGGTATCTCTCCAAGGCAAGCGTGGGAAGACGGGAAAATAAGCGCTTGCTATGTACAAACATTCTCATCGGCAAAAGCGCGAATAAGATACTTTGAAGTGGAACTGCCACCACATCTTAGGAAGGAAGGCCTAAGGCAAAGAGGCATATAGTACTGGTGATGATCCGGATCGCAGTACCGGGCCGTCACAGCCGGTTCTACATACGGGAGCCCCGCCCTCGGCAGCGGAGGAAACACTCTTCGATAGACTGAAGAACGACGTACAGGAAGCGGCGCGCGATGTGGAGGACAATGGGGCGGTTGTTGAGGATTGCGGCCGCGGCCGAGCGGACCGGGAGCCGTGGCTACTCCACACGGGTTTCCCTACCCACCTTCGGGGGCTCACGAACACGGAGATCTGGTCGTCATTTAAGTTGCCGAAACATAGAGATACTCTGTTCCAGAGcaagcaagacaaagacaatgCCAACCGTCGCGAGAATAGCAataacaataacaacaatGAGGCAGgagaggaggacgaggaggacgaggaggatgatgatgatgatgatgatgatctTAGACGCATACTGGCCGCAGCCGACGCCCTTTTTAGAAGTGCCTATGCCCTAGTGTCGGATCGGTCACCAAATCGCAAAGTAACGCAGCAGCGTGCACAAACCCTCAGCGACTTCGCATGGGGCGCGGGCAAAAAGGGCAGGGATACGGCATTTCGAAGGTTCAAGAACCCTTCTTCCCTGGCAGAGTACTTCAGGACGATGAAGCAGCTCCTGACGTACTACTACAGGGTGGTGTATTGCGACAACGGGCATTTCAGTCGGCCTCAAGAGATTAGCGGGCTAGGCGTGGCTGGTGAAGAAAAGCGTTCATATGGAGATGAGACCGAGGCAGTAACAGTGCCGCAAGATGCTATCATCCCAACAGATGAACAGCAGCAGGCGATGGAAGAGATGTTTAGCGCGTTGAGGGAAGAGGACGACCAGCGGAGGAGACGGCCGGGCCAGGCCTACCAGGACACGACCGAGCAACGGGACGAGGATGGGGAGTTAAAACAACAAGGTGATGTTGTTAAGACGTGCGACTCTTATTTGAACTCGAGATTAGCATGTGCAATTCGCAGGTTTTATATTGGGCTGATCTTCCACGAGGTAGGGAGTGAGCCCTTCCGGTCGCCAGTACTTAGCTTCTGCGCCATGCTCAGCCGCGCGAAGCTTAAAGACAAGAGTTACTACGAAAGGCGGAGGCGGAAGAAGAGTGAGAACAGGGGCAAGAGTCGGGACCAGGGCAAGAGCTGGCGCAACGTTATGACCGAAGAGGGGCATGGGGATATCGTGCCGAagcgggaggaggagaggttCGGTGCTTGGGTTAAGCCCGGAAGCTACACCAGCAACTTGTCTAAGCTTGTGTGGGGTGCGCAGCTCATGATATTTGAGAGCACATGCTTCTACAAAAGGCATCAGGCTGAGGAAATCCCCGACACGCTAGAAAGGATTTGCAGGAAGTTCATGCACCAGAGGCAGGAAACGGCGTTTGGCCACATCCTACAATGGCGGCTGTACCTCGGAACCGTGGCCCAGGGAGCCATCTCTAGCGACCAGGCGCGCTGGTCACTAGATGGCCAGGAGATTGAGTTCAGAGGCACGAAACTTCACATAAAGCATGTGCCGCAGCTCGTGGTATCGGAGTACGGACGGGCTCGTACTCTTCTGCACGACAAGCTGCTGTTTGGCGCGCGGGACATCCCGCTGGTTAAGGCCTGCATGCTTCACGACGATCTAGATGCAGAGGACTACGGAGGTTCATGGGTAACGGACGAAAGAAATGCTGAGTACCTTCGCGGGACGCATGACGCCTTGCTCCGGCAGATCGAGCAGAGGGCAGACTTACGACGGGCATTTGTGCGCGATAACGGAGATAGTACGGGATGTAAAGCCCTATGTCGGCAAGCAATGGCTGTTTATGAGTATGAGGTGCAAGAATTCCTCAAATCAATGGTCACTCTATTACATGTtccgccagcaccgccgGTAAGAGCACCGGAGCTGCTGAGCATAACATGCGTAAACGGGGGTGGGCGGCGCCGCAGTATGCTTATCTGGGAGAAGATGCTCATGTTGCACTTGCGCTACCACAAGAGCCAGGAGCAGACGGGAAAAGAGACAGACAACATCCGTTTTGTGCCGTCCTATATCGCGGACCTGCTAGTCACGTTCCTAGCGGTTGTGCAGCCGCTGCGGCAGACATTTCTTCGACAGATCCGCCCCCGAGCCCTCCTATCGCCGTACCTGTGGTCAACGCTGAATGGCGATGTCTGGCGCGATGATCTTGTTTCAAAGTACCTTAGCCAAGCATGCATGCGTGCCCAGGTGCCCGAATTCAAGGTCTCGTGGTGGCGACAAGcagccgcctccatcacgAAGCAGAAATTCACGCCTAAAGAGCGGGcaaacttcaacatggaGGATATCGAAGCGCCAGAgatggttgacgaggaggagctgtTGGTGGACCTAGCTGTGGCCAGCAACCATGCGTTCAAGACCTTCAACCAAATGTATGCAGGGTCGACCACACTCGTCATGAATACGCCGCTACATCGCGCCTACCGAGCATCACAGAGCTGGCGCACGCTCTTCCAGATCGACCATCAGCTGTCAGCGGAGGAGGCAGCCCTTGATGGAGGAAAGCGCCGACGGCTGGCCGGGCAGTCGGACGAGGCAGATATGCTGCAGCTGTGCAAGCGCACCAAGCTGCGTACGAGGCCGCTAGGAAGGGCCAAAGACCTAGAGGCGGTCGCACGCAGACTCTACAATGATCCCACGTTGTGCTTTAGACAGCCTGGACAACGCGACGCTATGTTGGCGGCCATGGGACCTCGTGCCGAGGAGCAGGTTATTGTTGTGCTTGGCACGGGTTCGGGGAAGACGTTAATCGTCATGGTCGCCGCAGCGTTAGAGGGAGCCGGCACGACGATTATAGTGCTTCCTGCCGTTGCCCTGAGGTGCGACATGCTTGATCGGTTGAGGAGAGTCGGTATTAAAACCCTCGTTTGGGAGCCAGGACAGTTGAAAGCAGCACCGCTTGTGGTCGTGTCAGCTGAGGCAGCATGTACAGAGACCTTTGTGGGCTACGCCCATCGCCTTGAGTCTCGACAGCGACTGGACCGGATTGTGATCGACGAGTGCCACCTCACTATAACTGCAACTTTCCGCAGGAGTATGAGGCAACTTAGTTCGTACGTGCGGCGGGTTAGGACCCAGACGGTATGGCTCACCGCAACGCTGCCGCCGGACTTTGAAGCAAGTTTCATACAGCACAACCGCCTATTGCAACCTCGTATAGTCCGGGAATCAACAAACCGGCCGAACATCCAGTATTCTATACAGCGCATCAAGGGCCCGGGGGGGTTGTGTGCGCATGCGGTCCAGCTTGCACGCATGCTAGCGGGCATGGTCCTGGAGGGTGTAGACGTTGATGGCAGCGTGTTGGCTGGTGGCAGGAAAGCCAGGATCATCGTGTATTGCCAAACACTGGATCTTATGGAGGAGATAGCGAGCGAGTTAGGATGCCCGATGTACACAGGCGACGATGAGAGCATGAGTGAGGAGGATAGAGAGGCCGCTCTTGAAGCGTGGATGAGCCCAGAGGGCCCGCCGGTCATCGTAGCAACATCCGCGCTGGGCGTTGGGCTTAACTACCTCTACGTGCGCTGGGTGGTTCATGCCGGAGCGCCACGTCGTATTACGGACTTCTCGCAGGAATCGGGTCGGGCCGGCCGAGATCAAGAGAAAGCTAGGTCTATTCTTCTATTGAGCGCGGCGTGGCAGCCGCGAGCCGCTGGCCAGGAGCCCAAGACCGCAGACGAGGAGGCAATGCAGCTGTACTTAACCCAGAAACACTGCTCGCGCGCAGTCCTCAGTCAGTTCTTAGACCAGAGATCTGATTGGAGGTGGTGCATGGAAGGTGAAGACGAACTATGTGAGGTCTGTCCCAAGGCTCACACCGAACAGCGGCCGCCTAGCCTAGAGCTCCGCCTGCCAGTCCCGGACACAGCTGTTAAGGATGAACAGGACGGCGCATCTGAGGGAGAAGGTGGAGATGATACAACAGCCAGGGAACCTAAAGAGATGGTGTACACCGGCCCTGGCGAGGTGCTCCGTCAGGCAATGCTCGAGGACGAAGTCGTAAGACGGTTAGAGACGGATTCGGAGATAATGCGCCAATGCTGCCTGATCTGCCGAGTGCAAGGAGGCAGACCGTTTGATCACAGCGCAGCAACATGCGGCAGGCGTTGGCCATGGATTAACGCAAAGTCTAAGACTCTACAGTCGTGCAAGAGAAGGGGTAAGCCTTGGATGGCAAAATTCTCAGCATGTTTCATGTGCTATCTGCCCCAGACGATATGCCCTAGGGCTGACTCCGAAGCTAAGGAAGCGAACAATGATGAGAAGAGCATGATGGCGTGCAAGTACCGTGACATGGTTATGCCGCTGTGCTATGCAGCTTTTTTCCAAATGTGGTCACGGGCGCTAATAAAGAGCAAGTTTCCACGAACCTTTCGCAACATCGACGATTACATGTTATGGCTTGGGACATCAGCTACTCTTGGCGGTAATCCATGTGTGCAGGCCGTTTGTGTTGCAGCAGCCCTTCTGGCCGAGCTAAGATAGATCCAAGGAGGGTGTATGtagataataataattatCGCAACAATTATGTTAACTTGTTTCTACTTTTCCTCATGGCAACTAAAGAGAGTTCTTGCTTAAAGAATTCCTCGCTCTACCCTACATGTCTATATACACGTCTATTTCTAGGAGGGACCCTAAGCATTTATAATATCTGTTCCGCACCACCC
The DNA window shown above is from Pochonia chlamydosporia 170 chromosome Unknown PCv3seq00015, whole genome shotgun sequence and carries:
- a CDS encoding DEAD/DEAH box helicase domain-containing protein, which produces MTLPSLRPDKVQSTSTHLFTPPPTSPYCFSFHNDTTPSILQRYKNFADNADVLLAQEAAEDRRRQARTEQAWRESQQHSCEEDNETTPWLKHTRWPETFRNRPLDIITASARQPSRGPYQGSEDYLLGYWRGLPLYSPAAAEAQLRLLMRAVDDVFDRAKATLASTSYRSRCWLSSHWKDEFWHRPLRILPPSTEQKYKSYWKHFICYVFRALAHKPVLRREIYNVPLEGEELAETITESSSDEQDEDDQEMSEDGSESFHEAHSDSEGESEEDAEEQEDEDDEDDDIQDENGVLDHVFHLPTGTRLKLCEALFQLSMMFWIYQCPAGTMSSSTLIHFTAGMGVHRSSLAFRDAYNSTPMLAAVIWIGRLMFLEYSLPLYNYNTLVCTWPSRDAYPSQPARLETIRAKYMLRGCYSPLSELIELKAMGRSIVKREGVPGNLTWAPDGHSFTIGNAKVVRLSEFCTTYQAAISNVQERVAEMMLGWQPEVDLSQVRDDLTCRLPGWCFLDKPENNLGNIYKAMARRAWSSTFRGQALARAGHWLPGPCLAYLEAGTKLGTMAFTSIHITPTLPNRGTEATSIRLRNTKLTIRNIFIREGQLLIIVSYNKSRASNNHAFYVVRYLRDDLASALFLYIAYIQPFLDFLANQLQLPQYHSNEFLFPDPKHKKKHLSSMQATEALRSLTRHLQTPWTLSLYRQAAIAIAKRYISELIRERNFYYPSEASTPIRMIAAGVGHHPRMLLTSYAIDRALPPRLQPELLEMYRRLSALWQAWNREYYMQHCVEGSSGSRNASAKLAMEDLGLTITSTTQRTSAQKRRQSEDPSTDHAQRRKKILSNGGTKGDVTAAGAIKEGFPNGFIYNAEYRILICVACESMVFPGKPSFYTHLNRHRILGSLCKAYIEWFGRLQLAPPKELSRPKKTIPAIPHLKIYRSFRCNIYRHYTTRWELSRDHIVQHKLGISPRQATGDDPDRSTGPSQPVLHTGAPPSAAEETLFDRLKNDVQEAARDVEDNGAVVEDCGRGRADREPWLLHTGFPTHLRGLTNTEIWSSFKLPKHRDTLFQSKQDKDNANRRENSNNNNNNEAGEEDEEDEEDDDDDDDDLRRILAAADALFRSAYALVSDRSPNRKVTQQRAQTLSDFAWGAGKKGRDTAFRRFKNPSSLAEYFRTMKQLLTYYYRVVYCDNGHFSRPQEISGLGVAGEEKRSYGDETEAVTVPQDAIIPTDEQQQAMEEMFSALREEDDQRRRRPGQAYQDTTEQRDEDGELKQQGDVVKTCDSYLNSRLACAIRRFYIGLIFHEVGSEPFRSPVLSFCAMLSRAKLKDKSYYERRRRKKSENRGKSRDQGKSWRNVMTEEGHGDIVPKREEERFGAWVKPGSYTSNLSKLVWGAQLMIFESTCFYKRHQAEEIPDTLERICRKFMHQRQETAFGHILQWRLYLGTVAQGAISSDQARWSLDGQEIEFRGTKLHIKHVPQLVVSEYGRARTLLHDKLLFGARDIPLVKACMLHDDLDAEDYGGSWVTDERNAEYLRGTHDALLRQIEQRADLRRAFVRDNGDSTGCKALCRQAMAVYEYEVQEFLKSMVTLLHVPPAPPVRAPELLSITCVNGGGRRRSMLIWEKMLMLHLRYHKSQEQTGKETDNIRFVPSYIADLLVTFLAVVQPLRQTFLRQIRPRALLSPYLWSTLNGDVWRDDLVSKYLSQACMRAQVPEFKVSWWRQAAASITKQKFTPKERANFNMEDIEAPEMVDEEELLVDLAVASNHAFKTFNQMYAGSTTLVMNTPLHRAYRASQSWRTLFQIDHQLSAEEAALDGGKRRRLAGQSDEADMLQLCKRTKLRTRPLGRAKDLEAVARRLYNDPTLCFRQPGQRDAMLAAMGPRAEEQVIVVLGTGSGKTLIVMVAAALEGAGTTIIVLPAVALRCDMLDRLRRVGIKTLVWEPGQLKAAPLVVVSAEAACTETFVGYAHRLESRQRLDRIVIDECHLTITATFRRSMRQLSSYVRRVRTQTVWLTATLPPDFEASFIQHNRLLQPRIVRESTNRPNIQYSIQRIKGPGGLCAHAVQLARMLAGMVLEGVDVDGSVLAGGRKARIIVYCQTLDLMEEIASELGCPMYTGDDESMSEEDREAALEAWMSPEGPPVIVATSALGVGLNYLYVRWVVHAGAPRRITDFSQESGRAGRDQEKARSILLLSAAWQPRAAGQEPKTADEEAMQLYLTQKHCSRAVLSQFLDQRSDWRWCMEGEDELCEVCPKAHTEQRPPSLELRLPVPDTAVKDEQDGASEGEGGDDTTAREPKEMVYTGPGEVLRQAMLEDEVVRRLETDSEIMRQCCLICRVQGGRPFDHSAATCGRRWPWINAKSKTLQSCKRRGKPWMAKFSACFMCYLPQTICPRADSEAKEANNDEKSMMACKYRDMVMPLCYAAFFQMWSRALIKSKFPRTFRNIDDYMLWLGTSATLGGNPCVQAVCVAAALLAELR